Proteins from a genomic interval of Sphingobacterium lactis:
- the thiD gene encoding bifunctional hydroxymethylpyrimidine kinase/phosphomethylpyrimidine kinase yields MNNTSRYHVPTVLSIAGFDGSGGAGIQADTKTISALGCYAMNVLTALPVQNTQGVKNIFDIPAQAIREQLDCIFEDTYPDSIKIGMVHSTALVEIIAEKLESFTGPLVFDPVMVSTSGHKLINDDTISAIKSLLFPLASLITPNMDEVAVLAGQPITTLEDMEKVSDQILNLGCQAALLKGGHLKSETLTTLLIQKDQPVRYYESARVDTKNTHGSGCTLSSAIASYLAQGFDLPSSTQQGLAYVNQAIIAGKDLTIGKGNGPLNHFFNPQKLITYEMD; encoded by the coding sequence ATGAACAACACATCCCGATACCATGTCCCGACCGTACTGAGCATCGCAGGGTTCGATGGCAGTGGTGGCGCTGGTATCCAAGCCGATACCAAGACCATCTCCGCCCTGGGCTGCTATGCCATGAACGTATTGACAGCCTTGCCCGTACAGAATACCCAGGGCGTAAAAAATATATTCGACATTCCTGCACAGGCCATCCGCGAACAGCTGGATTGTATCTTCGAGGATACCTATCCCGACAGCATCAAAATAGGTATGGTGCATTCCACGGCGCTGGTGGAGATCATCGCAGAAAAACTGGAATCCTTTACCGGGCCCCTTGTTTTCGACCCGGTGATGGTCTCTACGAGTGGGCATAAATTGATCAACGATGACACCATTTCGGCCATCAAATCTTTACTTTTCCCCTTAGCCTCGCTCATCACGCCGAACATGGACGAAGTCGCCGTCCTGGCCGGGCAGCCCATTACCACCTTGGAGGACATGGAAAAGGTATCCGATCAGATACTTAACCTGGGCTGTCAGGCAGCCCTCTTGAAAGGTGGGCACCTGAAATCAGAAACCCTCACCACCCTCCTGATCCAAAAGGACCAGCCTGTCCGTTATTATGAATCTGCACGAGTGGACACCAAGAATACACACGGATCGGGATGCACCCTCTCCTCGGCCATTGCTTCCTATCTGGCGCAGGGCTTTGACCTGCCCTCGTCCACCCAACAGGGACTCGCCTATGTAAACCAAGCGATCATAGCCGGAAAGGATCTTACCATCGGGAAAGGGAATGGCCCCTTGAATCATTTTTTTAACCCTCAAAAATTAATTACATATGAAATGGACTGA
- the thiE gene encoding thiamine phosphate synthase, with product MPIHPNFPYPLYLVISEKDCVHLPWLQVAEEAIRGGVDIIQLREKELDTATFIQRAMALKALTDRYGIPLVINDNVEVASAVDAWGIHVGRTDRQPQQIHEEFGHRFQIGWSLELLDQLQDHNMDFVQHLGVSPIFPTPTKTNTITAWGMHGIRDLRTQTDKPLIAIGGMQLAHAHEAFTAGANSIAVVSAICSSLDPRKAAEELKNSLS from the coding sequence ATGCCCATTCATCCTAATTTCCCCTATCCCCTATACTTGGTGATTTCGGAAAAAGACTGTGTGCATCTCCCCTGGCTGCAAGTCGCGGAGGAAGCGATTCGCGGTGGAGTGGATATCATCCAACTGCGGGAGAAGGAACTGGATACAGCAACTTTTATCCAACGAGCAATGGCCCTCAAAGCATTAACAGACAGGTATGGCATCCCCTTGGTCATAAACGACAATGTGGAAGTCGCTTCCGCCGTGGATGCCTGGGGTATCCACGTTGGCCGAACCGACCGACAACCGCAACAGATCCACGAGGAATTTGGCCATAGGTTTCAAATCGGCTGGTCGCTGGAGCTCCTCGATCAACTGCAGGACCACAACATGGATTTTGTCCAGCATCTCGGCGTCAGCCCGATCTTTCCGACACCGACCAAGACCAACACCATTACAGCCTGGGGAATGCATGGCATCCGGGATCTTCGGACCCAAACCGACAAACCCCTGATTGCCATTGGTGGCATGCAGCTTGCCCATGCACACGAAGCTTTCACCGCCGGTGCCAATAGCATCGCCGTAGTATCGGCCATCTGCTCCAGCCTGGACCCCCGGAAAGCAGCTGAAGAACTTAAAAATAGCTTATCATGA
- the thiM gene encoding hydroxyethylthiazole kinase, which produces MENDIYHLLSQVRERTPLVQNITNFVVMNNTANALLALGASPIMVHSEEEIEEVLQLCDSLVINIGTLSKPWAENMLKAARAANALHKPWILDPVGAGISTLRNDILKELLALRPTAIRGNASEILALQHFDTKGKGVDSTADSSAAVRAGKFLNRQYGSVVCISGEIDYIISDQEIAEVVNGSVMMTKVTGLGCTATAITGAFLGLGTSPFDEAIAGVAITSLAGEMAASMAKGPGTLQLNLYDILFNLSKEQIVENLKMRRYAHSS; this is translated from the coding sequence ATGGAAAACGACATTTATCATTTATTGTCCCAAGTCCGCGAAAGAACTCCCCTCGTGCAGAACATCACCAATTTCGTGGTCATGAACAACACCGCCAATGCGCTATTGGCTTTAGGAGCATCTCCCATTATGGTGCATTCCGAGGAGGAAATCGAAGAGGTTCTGCAGTTGTGCGACAGTTTGGTCATCAACATAGGCACCTTGAGCAAACCTTGGGCAGAAAATATGCTGAAGGCGGCACGCGCAGCAAATGCCTTGCATAAACCTTGGATTCTAGATCCTGTTGGGGCTGGCATCTCCACACTTCGAAATGATATTCTAAAAGAGCTCCTGGCACTACGCCCTACGGCCATCCGTGGGAATGCATCTGAAATCTTGGCTTTGCAGCATTTCGACACGAAGGGTAAAGGAGTCGACAGCACTGCGGATAGCAGTGCAGCGGTACGTGCCGGCAAGTTCCTTAACCGGCAATATGGTTCCGTTGTCTGTATATCCGGGGAAATCGACTATATCATTTCGGATCAGGAAATTGCTGAGGTGGTGAACGGGTCCGTGATGATGACCAAGGTCACTGGACTTGGATGTACAGCTACGGCTATAACGGGTGCCTTCTTGGGGCTTGGAACATCGCCATTCGATGAAGCCATTGCAGGGGTCGCCATTACCAGTCTGGCTGGGGAGATGGCAGCCAGCATGGCAAAGGGTCCAGGCACACTGCAGCTCAACCTGTATGATATCCTCTTTAACCTTTCGAAGGAACAGATCGTGGAAAACCTGAAAATGCGCCGGTATGCCCATTCATCCTAA
- a CDS encoding NAD-binding protein gives MKLTRRQKGLLGILFVVVLLALSWIGLSKMFPESNTLRYLPDRIYRLIKIVFGSDPSGTGLEQQDVPWELIVAKIGTIGILIFGAYKIIQKVFSEQINLLKASVKKNHVISVGISKKGRQLMKSLKEDYGKKGIAIEKETAHADIKSVTKMGHLVIIGNADEENTLLEAGIKRADSLILFLENEQTVIETYETVQDIYKKSNCTNKLRCFLHLSNPRLVDLVKNAEIQFQDKQLELHFFNVHKMMARMFFAQLPLDFAKQGKSVAHINRLVFLGFGEFAKAMVIQALRVFHVAIENNTEIHIYSPQADRDQRLFAEQYPMAHHIFPVHFHVFDGTYNALLTDQGLTEKTESSLLVCAFDDDQSNLNAALEILNKTQESKLPIYVLNAEGKGLRKIMRSASDTESLNFFGQLEDISNWEFITGEKQDRLARAIHDDYTTLLSGASSESARYTSSWPTLREDAKDANRAQADHIPYKFILTQRQWPVPEKEVITFTAAEVETLAIIEHNRWMAHRYLNGWAFGEKRDDQLLLHPSLVPWEILSESEKQKDRDTILRIKSLLKG, from the coding sequence ATGAAGTTGACAAGAAGACAGAAAGGACTATTAGGGATCCTGTTCGTGGTGGTATTGCTGGCGCTCTCCTGGATTGGACTATCCAAGATGTTTCCGGAGAGCAATACGCTAAGGTATCTCCCGGACCGCATCTATAGACTCATCAAGATCGTCTTCGGGTCAGATCCTTCCGGTACGGGCTTGGAACAGCAGGATGTACCTTGGGAACTGATCGTTGCCAAGATCGGCACTATCGGCATTCTGATCTTCGGCGCCTACAAGATCATCCAAAAGGTGTTCTCCGAACAGATCAACCTGTTGAAGGCATCGGTTAAAAAGAACCATGTCATCAGTGTTGGTATTTCGAAAAAAGGAAGGCAGCTGATGAAGAGTTTAAAGGAAGATTACGGCAAAAAGGGCATCGCGATTGAAAAGGAAACAGCCCATGCGGATATCAAGTCAGTCACCAAAATGGGCCATCTGGTCATCATCGGCAATGCGGATGAAGAGAACACCCTGCTGGAAGCGGGTATCAAACGTGCCGATAGCCTGATTCTCTTTCTGGAAAATGAACAAACTGTCATCGAAACCTATGAAACGGTTCAAGATATCTATAAGAAGTCAAATTGCACGAACAAGCTCCGTTGCTTTCTGCACCTGAGCAACCCACGACTGGTCGATCTGGTGAAAAATGCGGAAATACAGTTCCAGGACAAACAGCTGGAACTCCATTTCTTCAATGTTCACAAGATGATGGCCAGGATGTTCTTTGCCCAATTGCCACTGGATTTTGCCAAGCAGGGGAAATCCGTTGCCCATATCAACCGATTGGTATTCTTGGGATTTGGGGAATTCGCAAAAGCCATGGTCATTCAGGCGTTACGTGTATTCCATGTGGCCATCGAAAACAATACCGAAATCCATATTTACAGTCCGCAGGCAGATCGTGACCAACGCCTGTTCGCGGAACAGTATCCCATGGCGCATCATATTTTTCCGGTCCATTTTCATGTCTTTGATGGCACATACAATGCGCTGTTGACAGATCAAGGATTAACAGAAAAAACTGAAAGCAGCCTTCTGGTCTGTGCCTTCGATGATGACCAGAGCAATTTAAACGCTGCATTGGAAATCCTTAATAAAACACAGGAATCCAAGCTGCCGATCTATGTGCTGAATGCTGAAGGCAAAGGTCTCCGTAAGATCATGCGGAGTGCCTCGGATACCGAAAGCCTGAATTTCTTCGGTCAATTGGAGGATATATCCAATTGGGAATTTATTACTGGTGAGAAGCAAGATCGACTGGCGCGAGCCATCCACGACGACTACACCACGTTGCTTTCCGGAGCGAGTTCGGAGAGTGCCCGATACACCTCGAGTTGGCCGACCTTACGCGAGGACGCCAAGGATGCCAATCGCGCGCAAGCCGATCACATCCCTTATAAATTTATCCTGACACAACGGCAATGGCCCGTTCCGGAAAAGGAAGTTATCACCTTTACAGCAGCTGAGGTGGAGACCCTTGCCATTATTGAGCACAACCGTTGGATGGCACACCGTTATCTCAATGGCTGGGCCTTCGGCGAAAAACGGGACGATCAACTGCTCCTTCACCCCTCACTGGTGCCTTGGGAAATCCTGAGCGAAAGTGAAAAGCAGAAGGATCGGGACACAATCTTGCGCATCAAGAGCCTTTTGAAAGGGTAA
- a CDS encoding TIR domain-containing protein, which yields MEEQNKELAKQYKAFISYSHSDNQGEGRKWADWLHHALETYEIPQDLIGKKNTAGKEIPRQIYPVFQDEKELSASSSLSGSLTDALDRSEYLIYLSSPKSARSTYVRDELRYFKQSGKSQQIMALILKGEPEYGDTITEAQCFPDELRYHVDGDGQVDKSKPEEVLAADVRIPHTQDEGFTSPEAYRMHLHEQGLSHQEIKSRVDEYKQRLDLALLKIISGILGVPLGELTKRDQAYQLEKIKQKNRNIKRIAAVIGVLGILAVIAGIFAWNQRNSAVRNLAKSLYASGINKLTESEYGDGAAYIAEATRRGDDDAKLFAHSMLAVQDDMTLMPNINVGNLRFSPNGKWLVGWASSGDFTQVLQVWDAINRKPIKQLGQVKTKQARYPSFDQANRAYVTTVDNSIVRYDIDKDKLETIRANPDSTFLTISAVSGDGKMVLFKQMEKLYLLNTETKQEQLLHTLSGYPLETSYFSPKLDLLLIGIAHKEKNEWLFFDITTPTPTMKLRKETPYTSKPPAFSPDGKQVALFGNFGINYYNLVTGQEWTNTQVNTAKYVGFTTNGQLHAGNNEQIAQLNLTTGSVAKSTALPGNVFFISPLTKMLEQDDMALQYNSPNWNQQLVSSDNQTFIDNVKAAPLQLAQYFEPNELIVAVPGITENVAYTIYKDSKSIDELNLENGTKTKNIITAPENIATIIVLHKTKNLLVKGKSGKTYFYDLTSRKPIGKAIDAQPKLYIFKVDEKEVASRTGKNSFAAWDIATGKQIFKYEEKAEIPGFTISPDFTQAILVGLSSWKIVDPHSGKVLKEEKGTLSSGRYSNTGKYLVLTDNNGSTKLLNSTDYKEVFSLKTIEFPFMMFNNADDVLAISDDADHMRLWNIETGKPFGQRIRVSKYSKYFHFSEDDKQIFVQDDGNGLQFVTKIVDARTGNILTMPFMNQKFSNIFVLPGDKKLMTIEELVLGKTVNTWEVPGQVDMSNEQVARDLEKFYGKKYDNASGAIFPFVDTTGNYSTWYFDDPFLRSISPSSKTSILEILRQNYPIKTDANLQLLAVTHIYHPLARAMVANHYSSKPEMQYIGQRLVEVTEKQLLLIKNNELKAEVEKLLNEAKSKLK from the coding sequence ATGGAAGAGCAAAACAAGGAATTGGCCAAACAGTACAAGGCATTTATCAGTTACAGCCATAGTGATAATCAAGGTGAAGGGCGAAAGTGGGCCGATTGGCTGCACCATGCCCTGGAGACCTACGAAATCCCGCAGGACCTGATCGGGAAGAAAAATACCGCAGGTAAGGAAATCCCGAGGCAAATCTATCCCGTTTTTCAGGATGAGAAGGAGCTTTCCGCAAGTTCCAGCCTAAGTGGCTCCCTAACCGATGCATTGGATCGCTCCGAATACTTGATCTACCTCAGTTCCCCGAAATCCGCCCGGTCCACCTATGTTCGGGATGAGCTCCGCTATTTCAAGCAGAGTGGAAAATCCCAACAAATCATGGCATTAATCCTCAAGGGGGAGCCTGAATACGGTGATACAATTACCGAGGCACAGTGCTTTCCTGACGAGTTACGCTATCATGTCGATGGTGATGGGCAGGTGGACAAGTCCAAACCTGAGGAGGTGCTGGCGGCAGACGTCCGTATTCCGCATACACAGGACGAAGGATTCACCTCTCCAGAGGCCTATCGTATGCACCTGCACGAGCAGGGGCTCTCCCACCAGGAAATCAAATCCCGGGTGGATGAATATAAACAACGGTTGGATCTGGCGCTCCTAAAAATTATTTCTGGAATCCTTGGGGTTCCGCTCGGGGAATTGACCAAACGCGACCAGGCTTACCAGCTCGAGAAAATAAAACAGAAGAACAGAAATATCAAACGCATTGCCGCCGTAATCGGTGTGTTGGGTATTTTGGCGGTCATTGCCGGAATATTCGCTTGGAACCAACGGAACTCTGCGGTAAGAAACCTCGCCAAGTCGCTCTATGCATCAGGGATCAATAAACTCACGGAAAGCGAATATGGCGATGGTGCGGCCTATATTGCCGAAGCCACCCGCCGAGGCGATGATGACGCCAAATTGTTTGCCCATTCCATGCTCGCCGTTCAGGATGATATGACCCTGATGCCGAATATCAATGTCGGCAACTTGCGGTTCTCTCCCAATGGAAAATGGCTGGTCGGTTGGGCCAGTTCCGGTGATTTCACACAAGTGCTCCAAGTCTGGGACGCCATCAACCGAAAACCGATCAAGCAATTGGGACAGGTCAAGACCAAACAGGCGCGCTATCCTTCTTTTGATCAAGCCAATCGGGCGTATGTTACCACAGTAGATAATTCGATTGTACGGTATGATATCGACAAAGATAAGCTTGAAACCATTCGCGCCAATCCGGACAGCACGTTTCTGACCATCTCCGCGGTTTCCGGCGACGGAAAAATGGTGCTCTTCAAACAAATGGAAAAGCTATACCTCCTGAATACCGAAACGAAGCAGGAACAACTGTTGCATACCCTTTCGGGATATCCATTGGAGACCTCTTATTTTTCGCCAAAATTGGATCTCTTGCTTATAGGGATTGCCCATAAGGAAAAAAATGAATGGTTATTCTTTGATATCACCACTCCTACACCAACAATGAAATTACGTAAAGAAACACCGTATACTTCAAAACCACCAGCATTTAGTCCGGATGGAAAGCAGGTTGCCTTGTTCGGTAATTTCGGCATCAACTACTATAATCTCGTGACAGGCCAAGAATGGACCAATACGCAGGTAAATACAGCCAAATACGTCGGGTTTACAACAAATGGTCAGCTGCATGCCGGAAATAATGAACAGATCGCACAGCTTAACCTCACGACTGGTTCAGTTGCCAAATCAACGGCACTGCCGGGAAACGTTTTCTTTATCAGCCCACTAACGAAGATGTTGGAACAGGATGATATGGCTTTACAATATAACTCGCCAAACTGGAATCAACAGCTGGTCAGCTCGGATAACCAAACTTTTATCGATAATGTCAAGGCTGCACCCTTACAATTGGCGCAGTACTTTGAACCCAATGAACTTATCGTAGCTGTACCGGGAATTACCGAAAATGTAGCCTACACCATCTATAAGGATAGTAAATCCATTGATGAGCTCAACCTCGAGAACGGAACAAAAACGAAAAATATCATTACCGCACCTGAGAACATCGCGACTATTATCGTGCTGCATAAAACCAAGAACCTGTTGGTGAAAGGCAAGAGTGGTAAAACATATTTCTATGATCTCACCAGCCGCAAACCAATTGGAAAGGCGATCGATGCTCAACCCAAATTGTACATCTTCAAGGTGGATGAGAAAGAGGTCGCTTCCCGTACCGGAAAGAATAGCTTTGCTGCCTGGGATATTGCTACGGGCAAGCAAATTTTCAAGTATGAAGAGAAAGCAGAAATCCCCGGATTCACGATATCTCCGGACTTTACGCAGGCTATCCTCGTTGGATTAAGCTCGTGGAAGATTGTCGACCCGCACAGTGGAAAGGTGCTGAAAGAGGAAAAAGGAACACTGAGCAGTGGCCGATATTCCAATACCGGAAAATACCTCGTACTGACGGATAACAACGGAAGTACCAAGCTGTTGAACAGTACGGATTACAAGGAAGTCTTTTCGTTGAAGACCATTGAATTTCCGTTCATGATGTTCAATAATGCGGATGATGTGTTGGCCATCTCGGATGATGCGGACCACATGCGGCTCTGGAACATCGAAACAGGGAAACCCTTTGGACAGCGCATCCGGGTGAGTAAATATTCCAAATATTTCCACTTCTCCGAAGATGACAAGCAAATCTTTGTTCAGGATGATGGAAATGGGTTGCAATTTGTGACCAAGATTGTCGATGCCCGTACAGGAAATATCCTGACGATGCCATTTATGAACCAGAAGTTTTCGAATATCTTCGTGCTTCCGGGCGATAAAAAATTGATGACCATTGAGGAGTTGGTGCTCGGGAAAACGGTGAATACCTGGGAAGTACCGGGACAGGTGGATATGTCCAATGAGCAGGTGGCTCGCGATCTGGAGAAATTCTACGGCAAGAAATACGACAATGCATCAGGAGCGATCTTCCCATTCGTGGATACTACTGGGAATTACAGTACCTGGTATTTTGATGATCCTTTCCTGCGGAGTATTTCCCCGAGTTCGAAAACGAGTATCCTGGAAATCCTTCGGCAAAATTATCCGATCAAAACCGACGCGAACCTGCAGCTATTGGCCGTGACGCACATCTACCATCCATTGGCACGCGCTATGGTGGCCAACCATTACAGCAGCAAGCCCGAAATGCAATATATTGGGCAACGTCTGGTCGAGGTTACAGAAAAACAGTTACTTTTAATAAAAAACAACGAATTGAAGGCTGAGGTGGAGAAACTCCTCAACGAAGCCAAATCAAAATTAAAATAG